The following are encoded together in the Leguminivora glycinivorella isolate SPB_JAAS2020 chromosome 18, LegGlyc_1.1, whole genome shotgun sequence genome:
- the LOC125236045 gene encoding telomere length and silencing protein 1 homolog — MRLLHSACICTALPINNLFRFIQLHRIDRRYCSGLVELKAQGKPKTIMATTSEAPEVKFKPIKKRNLRQRIKDEESDDEEHILAKLEETKELQKLRERPNGVSVIALATGQKVTIEEEVTCKDPFKVKAGGMVNMQALKSGKVKQVDDAYDTGIGTQFSAETNKRDEDEEMMKYIDEQLAKRKEGRNNDNKDSEHNDSLKYLSPEEAALLSLPEHLRVSSTHRSEEMLSNQMLSGIPEVDLGIDAKIKNIEATEEAKMKLLWERRNKKDGPSQFVPTNMAVNFVQHNRFNLDSDAKKRKAEKPEAPKTATSAIDESVDKIVKKAKGERATDDYHYERFKKQFRRY; from the exons ATGAGACTACTGCATTCTGCATGCATCTGCACTGCACTTCCAATCAATAATTTATTTCGTTTCATTCAATTGCATCGTATTGATCGACGGTATTGTAGTGGATTGGTGGAGTTGAAAGCGCAAGGCAAACCCAAAACCATAATGGCGACAACGAGCGAGGCCCCCGAGGTGAAATTTAAACCGATCAAAAAGCGAAACCTTCGACAGCGTATTAAGGACGAAGAATCCGACGATGAAGAGCATATTCTGGCAAAATTAGAAGAGACGAAAGAGCTGCAGAAGCTTCGAGAACGTCCAAACGGAGTGAGCGTCATAGCGCTCGCTACAGGTCAAAAAGTAACGATCGAGGAAGAAGTAACATGCAAGGATCCGTTTAAGGTGAAAGCGGGGGGCATGGTCAATATGCAAGCGCTGAAAAGCGGGAAGGTGAAGCAAGTGGATGATGCGTACGACACTGGCATAGGGACGCAGTTCTCTGCAGAGACAAACAAGCGAGATGAAGACGAGGAAATGATGAAATACATAGATGAGCAGCTGGCGAAACGGAAAG aGGGACGCAACAATGACAACAAAGATTCGGAGCACAATGACTCGCTCAAGTATTTATCTCCCGAAGAAGCTGCCTTATTATCCCTGCCCGAGCACCTCCGCGTCTCTTCCACTCACAGATCCGAAGAGATGCTCTCAAATCAAATGCTGAGCGGCATCCCCGAGGTTGACTTGGGCATTGacgcaaaaattaaaaatattgaggCCACAGAAGAAGCAAAAATGAAACTATTATGGGAAAGACGAAATAAAAAAGATGGTCCGTCACAATTTGTTCCAACAAACATGGCTGTGAACTTCGTACAGCACAATAGGTTTAATTTAGATAGTGATGCAAAGAAACGGAAAGCAGAGAAGCCAGAGGCTCCAAAAACTGCTACGAGTGCTATAGATGAGAGTGTAGATAAAATTGTTAAGAAAGCGAAAGGTGAACGAGCAACAGATGATTATCATTATGAGAGATTTAAGAAACAATTTAGGAGATACTAA
- the LOC125235867 gene encoding malate synthase-like: MANVIILQSPPPKLEDVQKKVFSTGALEFLANLHREFDEEISQLYENRQKRAVELQSCPKLDFQKSPERLDKSWTIAPLPLRLQNRHLDLGDVSPTNTAHFVSALKTNVQGIQVDFDDGHCPTWRNQLVGYQNIYLAVNGKLQGAPVSISMCPVLMLRPRAWNIIEHNILIEGKEAIGPLVDFAILMYHNAKKLHEANSGPYFYLSKLEGAREAKLWNSIFVWVQQQLDIPQGTIKACVLIENIVSTFEMEEILYALREHSLGLNCGIWDYCASIISKFGSRKEFLLPDRNKYVNMSRHFLSCYMRLVVGTCHARGAPATGGMAAAMLKPGATADDRESKEIINKILESKIKEIEAGVDGFMVYDSRVVPFVNELWNKSSSTPNQISKQLSLHITAEDLLTIPSGGVSLQGLRHNVAVSILFIYHWLAGVGHFFYSGNVEDSATAEISRTQIWQWIRFAPHLEDEPKQQVTARLVDKTAASFAAHAHKNLCRSSAEKKRLTAARYMSMELFLARSPPEFVTSFLNDNHKFRTLHNKALLSNL, from the exons ATGGCAAACGTAATTATACTTCAATCGCCGCCACCAAAGTTAGAAGATGtccaaaaaaaagtttttagcaCCGGGGCCTTAGAGTTTTTGGCTAATTTACACAGGGAATTCGATGAAGAAATAAGCCAACTGTATGAGAACAGACAAAAACGGGCGGTGGAGTTACAATCATGTCCAAAACTGGACTTTCAGAAATCGCCGGAGAGGTTGGATAAATCATGGACTATTGCACCATTGCCGTTGAGACTTCA AAACCGTCATCTAGATCTCGGGGATGTCTCCCCCACTAACACAGCACATTTTGTGTCTGCGCTCAAAACCAATGTGCAAGGCATCCAAGTGGACTTTGATGACGGGCACTGCCCAACGTGGCGCAACCAGCTGGTGGGCTACCAGAACATCTACTTGGCTGTGAACGGGAAGCTGCAGGGAGCTCCGGTGAGCATCAGCATGTGCCCTGTCCTTATGCTCAGGCCCAGAGCTTGGAATATCATTGAGCATAATATTCTG ATTGAGGGCAAGGAAGCAATAGGACCACTTGTGGATTTCGCAATCCTTATGTACCACAATGCCAAAAAGCTTCACGAAGCCAACAGCGGACCGTACTTCTACTTATCCAAACTAGAGGGCGCAAGGgaagctaaactgtggaatagcATATTCGTCTGGGTGCAGCAACAGCTGGACATTCCTCAAGGAACTATCAAGGCTTGCGTTTTGATTGAAAATATTGTGTCCACGTTTGAAATGGAAGAGATCCTGTATGCTCTAAGGGAACATTCGTTGGGATTGAATTGTGGTATCTGGGATTATTGTGCATCAATTATCAGTAAATTCG GCAGCCGCAAAGAGTTCCTTCTCCCGGACCGCAACAAGTACGTGAACATGTCTCGACACTTCCTGAGCTGCTACATGCGCCTGGTGGTGGGCACGTGCCACGCGCGCGGCGCCCCGGCCACCGGCGGCATGGCCGCCGCCATGTTGAAGCCTGGAGCCACCGCTGACGACAGAGA ATCCAAGGAGATAATAAACAAGATATTGGAATCGAAGATTAAGGAGATCGAGGCAGGCGTCGATGGGTTCATGGTGTATGACTCCAGAGTTGTGCCCTTCGTTAATGAG CTGTGGAACAAAAGCAGCTCCACCCCCAACCAGATATCCAAACAGCTGTCGCTCCACATAACCGCCGAGGACCTGCTGACCATCCCCAGCGGCGGGGTGAGCCTGCAGGGCCTGCGCCACAACGTGGCCGTCTCCATCCTGTTCATATACCACTGGCTGGCCGGCGTCGGACACTTCTTCTATAGCGGGAATGTTGAGGACTCCGCCACCGCGGAGATTTCCAGGACACAGATTTGGCAGTGGATCCGGTTTGCT CCTCACCTAGAAGACGAGCCGAAGCAGCAGGTGACGGCGCGCCTGGTCGACAAGACGGCCGCCAGCTTCGCCGCGCACGCGCACAAGAACCTCTGCCGCTCCAGCGCCGAGAAGAAGAGACTCACTGCTGCGAG ATACATGAGCATGGAGTTGTTCCTGGCGCGGAGCCCGCCGGAGTTCGTCACGAGCTTCCTCAACGACAACCACAAGTTCCGCACGCTGCACAACAAGGCGCTGCTCAGCAACCTCTAA